ATCGCCGACGCCACCTTGGCGGCGCGGCTGGCCGTGCGTCCCTCGCCCTACGGGGACGGGCGCGCCAGCGAGCGCATCGTGGAGCTGGCGCTGGCCCTGGCCGGACGGCCGGCCCGCACGCCCACCCCGCACACGTCGCCGGCCCACCACGGCCCTTCCGCCGCCCCCCGAGGGGCAGTGGCGGCGGACGCCGTCCCCCCGGTGGCTTCCCCCGTCCCATCCCTGTAAACGGAGGCAATCCATGTACCGACCCCACCACCACCACGCCGGCGGGGCCCTCGCCGCCACCGGCGCCGCGACCGGCAACCAGACCTTCCAGATCCTGCTGGTCGCGCTGCTGCTGTTCGTCGGTGGTGTCCTGCTGCTGCGCGTGTCCCACCTGCGCAGGAACGACTGACCCCGGTTCCTCGGCCCTGCCCTGTGCCGCAGCACCGGACCGCTCGACGCGGGCCGGTGCTGCGGCATCTCTGCTGACATCAAGGACCCACCGTGACTGACGGCAAGTACGCGCTGATCGACCTGGCGATGGCGCTGTCGCTGCTCTTCTCCCTCATGTTCGTCTGCTACGTCGTGTGCCTGGTGGTGCCCTTCGTCCGGCACAAGCCCCGCCCGTCCGGCGACGCGGACGACTTCCGGTGGCACTTCTTCATCCCCTGCCGGGACGAGGAGGCCGTCATCGGCGACACCTTGGCCTACCTGCGCCGGCACTTCCCGTCCACCCACCTGTGGGTCGTCGACGACGACTCGGACGACGCCACCGGTGGGATCACCGCCGCCCGGCAGGCCGCCGACCCGTACGTGCACCTGGTGCAGCGGCGCCGGCCGGACGCCCGGACCGGCAAGAGCGAGGCGCTGAACGCGGCCTACCGCGCCCTGGTCGGCTGGCTGCCCGCCGACGCCGCCTTCGAGCAGATCGTGGTCGGCGTCTTCGACGCGGACGGCCACCCCGAGCCCGGCGGACTCGACGTGATGGCGGCGGGCCACCTGTTCGGCGACCCGGTGGTCGGGGCCGTGCAGTGCGAGGTCCGGATGCGCAACCGGGACGAGCGCCGGCCCGTCCCGGACGGCGGCCGGCTGCGGAACCTGGCCGCCCGCACGCTGGTCCGCCTGCAGGACCTGGAGTTCCGGACCACCACCGCCGCCGTCCAGATGGCCCGCCGGCACACCCGGACGGTCGGCATGGGAGGCAACGGGCAGTTCACCCGGCTCTCCGCGATGCGCGCGATCACCGAGGGCGGCAGCGGGCCCTGGCGCGGCGCCCTGCTGGAGGACTTCGAGCTCGGTCTCGACCTGATGCTCGACGGCTGGCGCACCGCGTACACCACCGACACCTCGGTCGACCAGGAAGGCCTGTGGAGCCTGCGGCGGCTGATCACCCAGCGCACCCGCTGGGGGCAGGGCAACATGCAGTGCACCCGCTACCTGGCCCGGGTCTGGCGCTCGCCCAAGCTCAGCCACTCCGGGGTCATGGAGATCTCGTACTACCTGCTGCTGCCGTGGTTCCAGGTGTCCGCCTCGCTGCTCTTCCCGGTGCTGCTGTTCTGGTTCGCCCGGGGCATGGTGCAGAGCGACGGCGGCTTCCTCGGGGGCGGCGGCTGGGGCCTGTTCATCGGCGCGGCCCTCGGGATCACCCAGTTCGCCATGTGGGGGCCGATCTACCGCTGGCGGTGCGAGCGCGGGGTCGGGTTCTGGAGCAGCCTCGGCTGGGGGCTGGCCTACGCCTTCTACATCTACATCTTCTACGTCACCGCCTGGCGGGCGCTGGCCCGGATCGTCACCGGGCGCGGCCAGTGGGCCAAGACCCGGCGCAACGCCGAGCTGCGGGTGGAGGGGCCGACCGCCATCGAGTTCTGACCCCCGCCCGGGCCGGCCGCCGCGCACCGACGGCAACGGGCCGGCCGCGCAGGATTCGCCGGCCCACCCGCGCGTCCGCCGGCCCGCTCGCCCGTCCGGATGTCCGCCCGGCCCGCCCGGGCCGGGCGGACCCGCGCGGAGCAGCAGACCCCGCACCGGCGCCGTAGGCTGACAGGTCGTACGGATGTTCACGGGTACCCGCGTACCGGAGGGGCGATGGCAGTGGAGGAACGCACCGGCAGCCGGGTCAGCCGGCCGGAGATAAGGCTGGTCCGCCGAGGGTTCACCGACCCCGGCGCGGCCCTGCGACTGCTGGCCGGGCCCGGCCTCGGCGCCCTCGCCGACGATCCGGTGCTGCTGGACGCGCTCGGCGCCACCGCCGACCCCGACCTCGCGCTGCTCGGCCTCGCCCGGCTGCTGGAGACCCTGGACGCGTCCGAACAGCACACCCTGCGCGACACCCTCACCACCTCCAAACCGCTGCGCGACCGCCTGCTCGGCGTGCTGGGCGCCTCCGCCGCGCTCGCCGAGCACCTGGCCCGGCACCCCCGGGACTGGCACGCGCTGGTCACCTTCGAGCAGCAGGACATGCACCCCGGCAGCGAGGACTTCCTGCGGGCGCTGTACGACGGCGTCTGGGGCTGCGGCCCGCGCGAGGGCGCGCCGCAGCCCCGCGGGGACCGCGGCGACCTGCTGCGGGTCGCCTACCGGCGCTGCCTGCTCGCCATCGCCGCCCGCGACCTCACCGGCACCACCGATCTCGCGCAGACCGCCGCCGAACTCGCCGACCTGGCCGGCTCCACCCTGCAGACCGCCCTCGACATCGCCGCCGGGGAGGACCCGCAGGCCGCCCGGGCCTGCCGGCTCGCCGTGATCGGCATGGGCAAGTGCGGCGGGCGCGAACTCAACTACGTCTCCGACGTGGACGTGATCTTCGTGGCCGAGCCCCGCGAGGGCGTCGAGGAGCACACCGCCGTGCAGTCCGCGACCCGGCTCGCCGCCCGGGCCATGCGGCTCTGCTCCGACACCACCGGCGAGGGCACCATCTGGCCGGTGGACGCCAACCTCCGCCCGGAGGGCCGCAACGGGCCGCTGGTGCGCACCCTGGCCAGCCACCTGGCGTACTACCAGCGCTGGGCCAAGACCTGGGAGTTCCAGGCGCTGCTCAAGGCCCGCCCGGTCGCCGGGGACGCCGAACTCGGCGCCGCCTACACCGAGGCGCTGGCCCCGATGGTCTGGCAGGCCGCCGCCCGGGAGAACTTCGTCGCCGACGTGCAGCAGATGCGCCGCCGGGTGATCGACTCCATCCCCGCCACCGAGATCGACCGCCAGCTCAAGCTGGGCCCCGGCGGCCTGCGGGACGTCGAGTTCTCCGTCCAGCTGCTCCAGCTGGTGCACGGCCGCGCCGACCGCACCCTGCGCAGCGGCAACACCCTGGAGGCCCTCGCCGCACTGTCGGCCGGCGGCTACGTCGGCCGGGCCGACGCCGCCTCGCTGGACACCGCCTACCGCTTCCTGCGCAGCCTGGAGCACCGGATCCAGCTGCACCGGCTGCGCCGCACCCACCTGATGCCCAAGGACGAGGCGGACCAGCGCCGGCTGGCCCGCTCGCTCGCCCCGCTGATCAACGACGACACCCGGGCCGACCCGGTGGCCGCCCTCCAGCGGGAGTGGAAGCGGCACGCCGTCGAGGTCCGCCGGCTGCACGAGAAGCTGTTCTACCGGCCGCTGCTGGACGCCGTCGCCGAACTGCCGGCCGGCGCCGCCGGGCTCAGCCCGCAGGCCGCCCGGGAGCGCCTGGAGGCGCTCGGCTACGCCGACCCGGCCGCCGCGCTGCGCCACCTGTCCGCGCTCGCCTCCGGGGTCAGCCGCAAGGCCGCCATCCAGCGGACCCTGCTGCCGGTGATGCTGGGCTGGTTCGCCGAGTCCGCCGACCCGGACGCCGGGCTGCTCAACTTCCGCCAGGTGTCCGACGCGCTCGGCCGCACCCCCTGGTACCTGCGCCTGCTGCGGGACGAGAGCGCCGCCGCCGAGCAGCTGGCCCGGGTGCTGTCGGCCGGCCGCCTCGCCCCCGACCTGC
The sequence above is a segment of the Kitasatospora sp. NBC_00240 genome. Coding sequences within it:
- a CDS encoding glycosyltransferase; this translates as MTDGKYALIDLAMALSLLFSLMFVCYVVCLVVPFVRHKPRPSGDADDFRWHFFIPCRDEEAVIGDTLAYLRRHFPSTHLWVVDDDSDDATGGITAARQAADPYVHLVQRRRPDARTGKSEALNAAYRALVGWLPADAAFEQIVVGVFDADGHPEPGGLDVMAAGHLFGDPVVGAVQCEVRMRNRDERRPVPDGGRLRNLAARTLVRLQDLEFRTTTAAVQMARRHTRTVGMGGNGQFTRLSAMRAITEGGSGPWRGALLEDFELGLDLMLDGWRTAYTTDTSVDQEGLWSLRRLITQRTRWGQGNMQCTRYLARVWRSPKLSHSGVMEISYYLLLPWFQVSASLLFPVLLFWFARGMVQSDGGFLGGGGWGLFIGAALGITQFAMWGPIYRWRCERGVGFWSSLGWGLAYAFYIYIFYVTAWRALARIVTGRGQWAKTRRNAELRVEGPTAIEF
- a CDS encoding bifunctional [glutamine synthetase] adenylyltransferase/[glutamine synthetase]-adenylyl-L-tyrosine phosphorylase; this encodes MAVEERTGSRVSRPEIRLVRRGFTDPGAALRLLAGPGLGALADDPVLLDALGATADPDLALLGLARLLETLDASEQHTLRDTLTTSKPLRDRLLGVLGASAALAEHLARHPRDWHALVTFEQQDMHPGSEDFLRALYDGVWGCGPREGAPQPRGDRGDLLRVAYRRCLLAIAARDLTGTTDLAQTAAELADLAGSTLQTALDIAAGEDPQAARACRLAVIGMGKCGGRELNYVSDVDVIFVAEPREGVEEHTAVQSATRLAARAMRLCSDTTGEGTIWPVDANLRPEGRNGPLVRTLASHLAYYQRWAKTWEFQALLKARPVAGDAELGAAYTEALAPMVWQAAARENFVADVQQMRRRVIDSIPATEIDRQLKLGPGGLRDVEFSVQLLQLVHGRADRTLRSGNTLEALAALSAGGYVGRADAASLDTAYRFLRSLEHRIQLHRLRRTHLMPKDEADQRRLARSLAPLINDDTRADPVAALQREWKRHAVEVRRLHEKLFYRPLLDAVAELPAGAAGLSPQAARERLEALGYADPAAALRHLSALASGVSRKAAIQRTLLPVMLGWFAESADPDAGLLNFRQVSDALGRTPWYLRLLRDESAAAEQLARVLSAGRLAPDLLLRAPEAVAMLGDPQGLVPRGRAALEQEILAAVGRASTSAAAVAAARSVRRRELFRTAAADVLGRLAEDPAEALDVAGEALTALNTATLQGALRACVAGWEAQNGALPTRIAVIAMGRFGGRELGYGSDADVLFVHEPVLGSLEEDAARAAHAVCNELRTLLGAPSTEPPLLVDADLRPEGRQGPLVRTLASYTAYYKRWSHVWESQALLRAEPVAGDAGLGERFRQLIDPMRYPGTGVPERDLVEIRRIKARIESERLPRGADPTTHTKIGRGGLADVEWTVQLLQLQHGHRLPELRTTRTRAALAAAARAGLVDEGDAAVLDAAWVLASRVRAAVMLVRGRPGDSFPGDARELAGVARYLGYGAGHSGELVDDYRRVTRRARAVVEQVFYG